From Streptomyces sp. NBC_01460, a single genomic window includes:
- a CDS encoding discoidin domain-containing protein: MPSDATHHDRRTFLQLAGIASLLTVGPLSFTGGSAAAASPSATTGPHAPDAGGDSVAETYYQVLLTHTRWAETQWDSALGHYTAKDFGFAVVLGNAVLLTQGTYDSERAGIAEDALLARTLATVKHFAASNRLVGGTEWGRTLFFDTTFQLYFVLAAKLLWERLDPTTRQNVDTIVAGQAQYTASLGSGNDPTSGSWTPNGLEGGHVGDTKLEEMGVYAQSLAPGLAWAGSDPRHADWAAAFGRWTRNEAGLPAADLANPALVDGVAVSANTATNLYDSFIVENHNSFGPHYQAELWRTSGRNAAHFITAGQPMPEVLTAQPNASPLWRTLRMVMSDAGEPLMPMVADREHLYGRDVIPLAFLAQVTGDRAAAWAEAALAERLAPYQAYAPAHRLAKFSGEAKYEPEARAEIAISYLLHRWRAAHGGPVRPLSDREFFEQAAGVKDFGEGPGLVVQQTSSAWAASVSKPGFVKFAWQPAHDDWLFALSGSTPMFLPSTGRKVLRRSVTTYRALRDGFDATATLLRLDSGFAGFTTLPSGAVVYATSGTAAGEGRLQLHNLTMPGLAGLDGRRTYTAAEGSAQVDSADSGTTPVGPGPRVDTLALPRSSHRFVRMQGISGHPQYGYSLFTLSVRDGAEGADLARGRVATASSATPGKEAERAVDGDDTSRWAVAVGERNRQDSWLTVDLGSVTAFDHLTLAWESAAASAYQVQGSDDGETWAELIRYPEPDLTSRGGWLSVDGRAGLVVRGANNPLAVYGDVVVLSDGPAEALTVEGHPSGDPAAVRAAASQEAPRAADPAVRASTVGGHLSLFNLSPDPVSTVVAVDREGAGLRLYAGSQLVTATGTDFTAELDGATAKVAAARFTLRSATGAAVPTGVRAEVLDGSTLRLTGPACDLVVTAVDGRREKVRLRRGRPVTLSVPGTVAHPLADAALGCDTFPNGPFPTGMSDPSAAVDGNAHTSWTPGQDRARMVVDLGAPLPVGRVLAEWTPGRVPEASVEFSADGVTYRSGGRLRVRGGTGSLSARTTARYVALDVSGWSSGHARLRALSVLPE; encoded by the coding sequence ATGCCAAGCGACGCCACCCACCACGACAGGCGCACCTTCCTCCAACTCGCGGGTATCGCGAGCCTTTTGACCGTCGGCCCACTGTCCTTCACAGGTGGTTCCGCAGCCGCCGCATCGCCCTCCGCCACCACCGGACCCCACGCGCCCGACGCCGGCGGGGACAGCGTGGCGGAGACTTACTACCAGGTCCTGCTGACACACACCCGCTGGGCGGAGACGCAGTGGGACTCCGCTCTCGGTCATTACACGGCCAAGGACTTCGGCTTCGCGGTGGTGCTCGGCAACGCCGTACTGCTGACCCAGGGGACGTACGACTCCGAGCGGGCCGGCATCGCCGAGGACGCCCTCCTGGCCCGCACCCTGGCCACCGTCAAGCACTTCGCCGCGTCCAACCGTCTCGTGGGCGGCACGGAGTGGGGGCGGACCCTGTTCTTCGACACGACGTTCCAGCTGTACTTCGTGCTCGCGGCCAAGCTGCTCTGGGAGCGGCTGGACCCCACGACACGGCAGAACGTCGACACGATCGTGGCGGGACAGGCCCAGTACACCGCGTCGCTGGGCAGCGGCAACGACCCCACCTCCGGGAGCTGGACGCCCAACGGGCTCGAGGGCGGCCATGTGGGCGACACGAAGCTGGAGGAGATGGGCGTCTACGCCCAGTCACTCGCGCCCGGCCTCGCCTGGGCCGGCTCCGATCCCCGCCACGCCGACTGGGCGGCGGCCTTCGGCCGGTGGACCAGGAACGAAGCGGGGCTGCCCGCGGCGGACCTGGCCAATCCCGCGCTGGTCGACGGCGTGGCCGTGAGCGCCAACACCGCGACGAACCTGTACGACTCGTTCATCGTCGAGAACCACAACTCTTTCGGCCCCCACTACCAGGCGGAGTTGTGGCGTACCTCCGGCCGCAACGCCGCGCACTTCATCACCGCGGGGCAGCCCATGCCCGAGGTCCTGACCGCTCAGCCGAACGCGTCGCCTCTGTGGCGCACACTCCGGATGGTCATGAGCGACGCGGGCGAGCCGCTGATGCCGATGGTGGCCGACCGCGAGCACCTGTACGGACGCGACGTGATCCCGCTGGCCTTCCTCGCCCAGGTGACCGGCGACCGCGCCGCCGCCTGGGCCGAGGCGGCGCTGGCGGAGCGGCTGGCGCCCTACCAGGCCTACGCCCCGGCCCACCGGCTCGCGAAGTTCTCAGGAGAGGCGAAGTACGAGCCCGAGGCGCGGGCCGAGATCGCCATCAGCTACCTCCTGCACCGGTGGCGCGCGGCACACGGCGGCCCCGTGCGGCCGCTGTCCGACCGGGAGTTCTTCGAGCAGGCCGCGGGAGTGAAGGACTTCGGCGAAGGCCCCGGCCTGGTGGTCCAGCAGACCTCGTCCGCCTGGGCCGCCTCGGTCAGCAAGCCGGGCTTCGTCAAGTTCGCGTGGCAGCCGGCGCATGACGACTGGCTGTTCGCGCTCAGCGGCAGCACTCCGATGTTCCTGCCGTCCACCGGCAGGAAGGTACTGCGGCGGTCGGTCACGACCTACCGGGCGCTACGCGACGGCTTCGACGCGACGGCCACACTGCTCCGGCTCGACTCCGGATTCGCGGGGTTCACCACCCTGCCCTCCGGCGCGGTCGTCTACGCCACCAGCGGCACGGCCGCCGGTGAAGGGCGCCTGCAGCTTCACAACCTGACCATGCCGGGGCTGGCGGGCCTGGACGGCCGGCGCACGTACACCGCGGCCGAGGGGTCGGCCCAGGTGGATTCCGCGGACAGCGGCACCACCCCGGTCGGGCCGGGGCCGCGCGTCGACACCCTGGCACTCCCCCGGAGCTCCCACCGTTTCGTCCGGATGCAGGGGATCTCCGGCCACCCGCAGTACGGGTACTCCCTGTTCACCCTCTCCGTCCGTGACGGCGCCGAGGGCGCGGACCTCGCGCGCGGCCGTGTCGCCACCGCTTCGTCGGCGACGCCCGGCAAGGAGGCGGAACGCGCGGTGGACGGCGACGACACGAGCCGCTGGGCCGTCGCCGTCGGCGAACGGAACCGTCAGGACAGCTGGCTGACCGTGGACCTCGGCAGCGTCACGGCGTTCGACCACCTCACCCTGGCGTGGGAGTCCGCCGCCGCGTCCGCGTACCAGGTGCAGGGCTCCGACGACGGTGAGACCTGGGCCGAGCTGATCCGGTACCCCGAGCCCGACCTCACGAGCCGTGGCGGCTGGCTGTCCGTGGACGGAAGGGCCGGACTGGTGGTCCGGGGCGCGAACAATCCCCTCGCGGTGTACGGCGATGTGGTCGTGCTGTCGGACGGGCCGGCCGAGGCCCTGACCGTGGAGGGCCATCCGTCGGGCGATCCCGCCGCGGTGCGTGCGGCGGCCTCCCAGGAGGCACCGCGCGCCGCGGATCCCGCGGTCCGTGCCAGCACCGTCGGCGGGCACCTGAGCCTGTTCAACCTCTCGCCGGACCCCGTCTCCACCGTGGTGGCCGTGGACCGGGAGGGAGCCGGCCTCCGCCTCTACGCCGGCTCGCAGCTCGTGACCGCCACCGGGACGGACTTCACCGCCGAGCTGGACGGCGCCACGGCGAAGGTCGCCGCGGCTCGGTTCACCCTGCGCTCGGCGACGGGGGCGGCGGTCCCGACGGGGGTCCGGGCGGAGGTGCTCGACGGCTCGACCCTGCGCCTGACCGGGCCGGCGTGCGACCTGGTCGTCACCGCGGTCGACGGCCGACGCGAGAAGGTCCGGCTGCGACGGGGCAGGCCTGTGACCCTGTCGGTGCCGGGCACCGTCGCCCACCCGCTCGCTGACGCCGCGCTCGGCTGCGACACCTTCCCCAACGGCCCGTTCCCCACGGGCATGTCGGATCCCTCGGCCGCGGTCGACGGCAACGCGCACACCTCGTGGACACCGGGGCAGGACCGCGCGCGGATGGTGGTGGATCTGGGGGCGCCGCTCCCCGTCGGGCGCGTTCTCGCGGAGTGGACCCCGGGCAGGGTTCCCGAGGCGAGCGTCGAGTTCAGCGCCGACGGCGTCACCTACCGGTCCGGCGGGCGCCTGCGGGTGCGGGGCGGCACTGGAAGTCTCTCCGCGCGCACCACCGCTCGCTACGTGGCGCTCGACGTGTCGGGCTGGAGCAGCGGGCACGCACGGCTCAGGGCGCTGTCGGTACTCCCCGAGTAG
- a CDS encoding alpha/beta fold hydrolase, with protein sequence MGTVTTSDGTSIYYKDWGPRDAQPIVFHHGWPLSADDWDNQMLFFLGQGYRVVAHDRRGHGRSSQSATGHEMDTYAADVAAVTDALDLRGAVHIGHSTGGGEVARYVARAEPGRVAKAVLVSAVPPVMVKSASNPGGLPIEVFDGFRASLAANRAQFYIEVASGPFYGFNRPGAEVSQGLIDNWWRQGMRGAANAHYACIKAFSETDFTEDLKKIQVPVLVAHGTDDQVVPYEDAGPLSAELLTNGRLKSYEGYPHGMLSTHPEVINPDLLAFVQE encoded by the coding sequence ATGGGCACGGTCACCACGAGCGACGGCACGAGCATCTACTACAAGGACTGGGGCCCGCGCGACGCGCAGCCGATCGTGTTCCACCACGGCTGGCCGCTCAGCGCGGACGACTGGGACAACCAGATGCTGTTCTTCCTCGGCCAGGGCTACCGCGTCGTCGCCCACGACAGGCGGGGCCACGGGCGCTCCAGCCAGAGCGCCACCGGGCACGAGATGGACACCTACGCCGCCGATGTGGCGGCGGTGACCGACGCGCTCGACCTGCGGGGAGCGGTGCACATCGGCCACTCCACCGGCGGCGGCGAGGTGGCCAGGTACGTCGCCCGGGCCGAGCCCGGACGGGTCGCCAAGGCCGTGCTCGTCAGCGCGGTACCACCGGTCATGGTGAAGTCGGCGTCCAATCCGGGCGGGCTGCCGATCGAGGTGTTCGACGGCTTCCGCGCCTCCCTCGCCGCCAACCGCGCGCAGTTCTACATCGAGGTGGCCTCGGGCCCCTTCTACGGCTTCAACCGCCCCGGCGCCGAGGTGTCCCAGGGGCTGATCGACAACTGGTGGAGGCAGGGGATGCGGGGCGCGGCCAACGCGCACTACGCGTGCATCAAGGCCTTCTCCGAGACGGATTTCACCGAGGACCTCAAGAAGATCCAGGTGCCGGTCCTCGTCGCCCACGGCACGGACGACCAGGTCGTGCCCTACGAGGACGCGGGCCCCCTGTCGGCGGAACTGCTGACGAACGGCAGGCTCAAGAGCTACGAGGGCTACCCGCACGGCATGCTCTCGACGCACCCGGAGGTCATCAACCCGGACCTCCTGGCCTTCGTGCAGGAGTAG
- a CDS encoding TIGR03842 family LLM class F420-dependent oxidoreductase, with amino-acid sequence MDFGLVLQTDPPASAVVGLMRRAERNGFRYGWTFDSTVLWQEPFVIYSRILEHTERLVVGPMVTNPGTRSWEVTASTFATLNEMYGNRTVCGIGRGDSAMRVAGRKPNTLARLGEAIDVIRDLAEGREATVDGQPVRIPWVKDGRLPVWMGAYGPKALALAGEKADGFILQLADPFLTEWMVKAVREAAAAAGRDPDSVTICVAAPAYVSEDLEHAREQCRWFGGMVGNHVADLVSRYGEHSGLVPEALTAYIAGRSGYDYSHHGRAGNPDTAFVPDEIVDRFCLLGPPEAHIAKLQVLRGLGVDQFAVYNMHDAREATIDAYGSTVIPALSA; translated from the coding sequence ATGGATTTTGGACTCGTCCTCCAGACCGACCCACCCGCCTCGGCCGTCGTCGGACTCATGCGCCGCGCGGAACGGAACGGCTTCCGCTACGGCTGGACCTTCGACTCGACCGTGCTGTGGCAGGAACCCTTCGTCATCTACAGCCGGATCCTGGAACACACCGAGCGGCTGGTCGTCGGCCCGATGGTGACGAACCCGGGCACCCGCTCCTGGGAGGTCACCGCCTCCACGTTCGCCACGCTCAACGAGATGTACGGCAACCGCACCGTCTGCGGCATCGGACGCGGGGACTCCGCGATGCGGGTGGCCGGCCGCAAACCCAACACCTTGGCCAGGCTGGGTGAGGCCATCGACGTGATCCGGGACCTCGCCGAGGGCCGCGAGGCCACCGTCGACGGACAGCCGGTCCGGATCCCCTGGGTGAAGGACGGCAGGCTGCCCGTCTGGATGGGGGCGTACGGACCCAAGGCGCTCGCCCTGGCCGGGGAGAAGGCCGACGGGTTCATCCTCCAGCTGGCCGACCCCTTCCTCACCGAATGGATGGTCAAAGCGGTGCGGGAGGCGGCTGCGGCGGCCGGACGCGACCCGGACTCCGTCACCATCTGCGTCGCGGCGCCCGCGTACGTGAGCGAGGACCTGGAGCACGCGCGGGAGCAGTGCCGCTGGTTCGGCGGCATGGTCGGCAACCACGTGGCCGACCTCGTCTCCCGGTACGGGGAGCACTCCGGCCTGGTGCCCGAGGCACTCACCGCGTACATCGCGGGCCGCTCCGGATACGACTACAGCCACCACGGCCGCGCCGGGAACCCGGACACGGCCTTCGTCCCCGACGAGATCGTGGACCGCTTCTGTCTGCTGGGACCCCCCGAGGCCCACATCGCGAAGCTCCAGGTCCTGCGGGGCCTGGGCGTGGACCAGTTCGCCGTCTACAACATGCACGACGCGCGGGAGGCGACCATCGACGCCTACGGCTCGACGGTCATCCCCGCACTGTCCGCCTGA
- a CDS encoding flavin monoamine oxidase family protein has protein sequence MREATQTEVRRAFDSGMPGLRPPRSVIVIGAGLAGLAVAHELAARDCEVTVLEADTRPGGRAYTLRAPFADGLHAEAGAMTLTPHCHYAMHYLRELGVETETADLFDTTFSYYARGRFFTPDPDDVAAAGLALHPHEAELGVSGMIKRYVTAVGDSLQPDLGAPDWEATERLAPYDGRSVHQVLTDRGASQAAIDLMEPMFLEMRGGDLKTASALSWLRHEASPHSLSNADPRWAKVKDGTDRFPQAFAERLKSRIRYRSPVVRVEQDEERARVTYLDHGSLRTVEAERVVVTVPFSAIRHIDFTDAGLSDAKHDVMRRVKYSSVVRVYLQMRRQFWPQRNASFSTDLPIRWIRDATPQLPGPRKIMECLMTGWRARAVSVMTEEERQNFVLTELEGMLPGAREHFETGTSVCWDERPYAEGAYILPERGHSALMPVIRRPEGRVHFAGDHAGFEPNGGSMTFALESAARTVLELGRTTTP, from the coding sequence ATGCGTGAAGCCACGCAGACGGAAGTACGCCGCGCCTTCGACAGCGGCATGCCGGGACTACGGCCCCCGCGGTCCGTGATCGTCATCGGTGCGGGCCTGGCCGGCCTGGCCGTCGCCCATGAACTCGCGGCGCGGGACTGCGAGGTGACCGTCCTGGAGGCGGACACCCGGCCCGGCGGGCGCGCCTACACCTTACGGGCCCCGTTCGCCGACGGGCTGCACGCGGAGGCGGGGGCGATGACGCTGACGCCGCACTGCCACTACGCCATGCACTACCTACGCGAACTCGGCGTGGAGACAGAGACCGCCGATCTCTTCGACACCACCTTCTCCTACTACGCCCGGGGGCGGTTCTTCACCCCCGACCCGGACGACGTGGCGGCGGCGGGGCTGGCACTCCACCCGCACGAGGCGGAACTGGGCGTCTCGGGCATGATCAAGCGGTACGTGACCGCCGTCGGCGACAGCCTCCAGCCCGACCTCGGCGCCCCCGACTGGGAGGCCACCGAACGGCTCGCCCCCTACGACGGGCGGTCCGTCCACCAGGTCCTCACGGACCGCGGCGCCTCCCAGGCGGCCATCGACCTCATGGAACCCATGTTCCTGGAGATGCGCGGAGGCGACCTGAAGACGGCGTCCGCGCTCTCCTGGCTGCGCCACGAGGCGAGCCCGCACTCGCTCAGCAACGCCGACCCCCGCTGGGCGAAGGTGAAGGACGGAACCGACCGGTTCCCGCAGGCGTTCGCGGAACGGCTCAAGAGCAGGATCCGCTACCGCAGTCCCGTGGTCCGCGTCGAGCAGGACGAGGAGCGGGCCAGGGTGACGTACCTCGACCACGGCAGCCTGCGGACGGTGGAGGCCGAACGGGTCGTCGTCACCGTCCCGTTCAGCGCGATCCGGCACATCGACTTCACCGACGCGGGCCTCTCCGACGCGAAGCACGACGTGATGCGCCGGGTGAAGTACTCGTCCGTGGTCCGGGTGTACCTCCAGATGCGCCGTCAGTTCTGGCCGCAGCGCAACGCGAGCTTCTCGACCGACCTCCCCATACGCTGGATACGCGACGCGACACCCCAACTGCCGGGACCCAGGAAGATCATGGAGTGCCTGATGACGGGGTGGCGTGCCAGGGCGGTCTCGGTCATGACGGAGGAGGAGCGCCAGAACTTCGTGCTCACCGAACTCGAAGGGATGCTCCCCGGGGCCCGCGAGCACTTCGAGACCGGCACGTCCGTCTGCTGGGACGAACGGCCGTACGCGGAAGGGGCGTACATCCTTCCCGAGCGCGGACACAGCGCCCTCATGCCGGTGATCCGCAGGCCCGAGGGGCGCGTCCACTTCGCCGGGGACCACGCCGGATTCGAGCCCAACGGAGGCTCGATGACCTTCGCCCTGGAGTCCGCGGCCCGTACCGTCCTGGAGCTCGGCCGGACCACCACCCCCTGA
- a CDS encoding chorismate-binding protein, with protein sequence MGPKDSGMNGVRVLERLHGAAPPPFALLRRDRADGHGPGPVEVMFGEMETIGSLEEAGPADASRGPGSLVLMPFRQMAEHGLRCHDDHTPLRVLRISEHHVLPETALDAFDGGPVRWQDVGFTTDDAHYEGLVREFAASDAARGGLNVLLRRDCTALLPGFRPAVAVELFRRLLTGEAGAYWTFLVHTGGERPTTLVGATPQGHVAIEDQRVVMNPLCGTYRRPPHGPRTGELLDFLADRKESEELATTVDAELAVLCGLAGPEVRVEGPFLRRMAHLLHTQCRISGPAVAGARETLARAMFASTAVGSPYAEACGAIRRHETTGRGYYGGLLALIGRDERGDEELDSAAVIRTLDIDHLGRARLSVGATVGSRSSPPSEAAETRTKARALLTALTTASPSHREPDDATLTAADDGPDDDAHGPVRDALARRRAALSSFWTSGEGAPASRAGRVLVLSTGGEDLTSLVHMVASVHGPAEVVRYEDPDAGATLSRHRGPVLLASGPGRPDDPDDPRMEALREVSASLVRGRPPGGAPVAGVGLGFQLLALAAVPGARVTARTGTGLGRDVEVFGRRITAAFRNTYAVTPGPAAAPAHHGPSTLCLGPDGRELIAMHGAAVRGVQFRPESVMTSCGADVLGSLLS encoded by the coding sequence ATGGGACCGAAGGACTCCGGCATGAACGGCGTTCGCGTACTGGAGCGTCTGCACGGCGCGGCTCCGCCGCCCTTCGCCCTGCTGCGCAGGGATCGCGCCGACGGGCACGGCCCGGGCCCGGTGGAGGTCATGTTCGGGGAGATGGAGACGATCGGCTCGCTGGAGGAGGCCGGCCCGGCCGACGCCTCGCGGGGCCCCGGCTCGCTGGTCCTGATGCCCTTCCGGCAGATGGCCGAGCACGGTCTGCGCTGCCACGACGACCACACCCCCTTACGCGTCCTGCGGATCTCCGAGCACCACGTGCTGCCGGAGACGGCGCTCGACGCCTTCGATGGCGGGCCGGTGCGGTGGCAGGACGTGGGTTTCACGACGGACGACGCCCACTACGAGGGACTGGTACGCGAGTTCGCCGCGTCGGACGCGGCCCGTGGGGGGCTGAACGTCCTGCTCCGGCGCGACTGCACCGCCCTGCTGCCCGGCTTCCGCCCCGCGGTGGCGGTCGAGCTGTTCCGGCGGTTGCTGACCGGCGAGGCGGGAGCCTACTGGACGTTCCTCGTGCACACCGGTGGTGAGCGGCCGACCACCCTGGTGGGGGCGACCCCCCAGGGCCATGTGGCCATCGAGGACCAGAGGGTGGTGATGAACCCCCTGTGCGGTACGTACCGCCGCCCGCCGCACGGGCCGCGCACCGGGGAACTGCTCGACTTCCTCGCCGACCGCAAGGAGTCCGAGGAACTGGCGACCACGGTGGACGCCGAGCTCGCGGTGCTGTGCGGGCTGGCCGGCCCGGAGGTCCGGGTGGAGGGGCCGTTCCTGCGGAGGATGGCCCATCTGCTGCACACCCAGTGCCGGATCAGCGGACCCGCGGTGGCGGGTGCCCGCGAGACCCTTGCGCGGGCGATGTTCGCCTCCACCGCGGTGGGAAGCCCCTACGCCGAGGCGTGCGGTGCCATCCGCCGCCACGAGACGACGGGCCGGGGGTACTACGGCGGGCTCCTCGCGCTGATCGGCCGCGACGAGCGGGGCGACGAGGAGCTGGACTCCGCCGCGGTGATACGCACCCTGGACATCGATCATCTGGGCCGCGCGCGGCTGTCGGTGGGGGCGACTGTCGGCAGCCGGTCGTCACCGCCGTCGGAGGCGGCCGAGACGCGGACCAAGGCACGTGCCCTGCTGACGGCCCTCACGACGGCTTCCCCGTCGCACCGGGAGCCGGACGACGCCACACTTACCGCCGCCGACGACGGCCCGGACGACGACGCCCACGGACCCGTGCGGGACGCCCTGGCCCGGCGGCGCGCGGCGCTCTCGTCGTTCTGGACGAGCGGCGAAGGCGCGCCGGCATCGCGCGCCGGCCGGGTGCTCGTGCTCTCCACGGGCGGCGAGGACCTGACCTCCCTGGTCCACATGGTGGCCTCGGTGCACGGACCCGCCGAGGTCGTCCGGTACGAGGATCCCGACGCGGGCGCCACCCTGTCCCGGCACCGGGGGCCCGTGCTGCTGGCCTCCGGGCCTGGCCGGCCCGACGACCCCGACGACCCCCGGATGGAGGCGCTCCGGGAGGTGAGCGCGTCCCTCGTGCGTGGACGGCCGCCGGGCGGCGCCCCGGTGGCCGGGGTGGGGCTCGGCTTCCAGTTGCTCGCCCTCGCCGCCGTACCGGGCGCGCGGGTCACGGCCAGGACCGGCACCGGACTCGGCAGGGACGTCGAGGTCTTCGGCCGGCGGATCACGGCCGCGTTCCGCAACACCTACGCGGTCACGCCCGGCCCGGCCGCCGCGCCCGCGCACCACGGCCCGTCCACCCTGTGCCTGGGCCCGGACGGGCGGGAGCTGATCGCGATGCACGGCGCGGCCGTCCGTGGCGTGCAGTTCCGCCCGGAGTCGGTCATGACCTCCTGCGGGGCCGATGTGCTGGGCTCACTCCTGAGCTGA
- a CDS encoding FAD-dependent monooxygenase yields MRIAIIGAGPGGLYTAALVKRLRPGCRIDVWEAGAPDETFGFGVVFSEGALGGIEAADPQLFARLEAACAQWSRIDVHHRGQVMRNGGYRFSAIGRRVLLSMLRTRCTDLGVTIRYGTRAPDAALLAGTYDLVVAADGVNSSTREAHREEFGTEGGTRGSRYLWLGTDRTFTALTFAVAETEFGPMHAHAYPYAPGLSTFIAEVDDHVREAAGFTDRDAPGGGGRDDDGTADADRIAGFFAGVLEGHRLRTNRSRWARFSVVRNRRWSLGNIALLGDSAHTTHFSIGSGTRLAMEDGLSLALAVDAHGAVPDALTAYEAERRPDVESMQRTARISQEWFEELDRYTDLGLEAFNAHLVTRSGRLTQEDMPSWSPDRVELIRDRFARADGRLRGAPAR; encoded by the coding sequence ATGCGTATCGCGATCATCGGAGCCGGCCCCGGCGGCCTCTACACGGCCGCGCTCGTCAAGCGGCTCCGGCCCGGATGCCGGATCGACGTCTGGGAGGCCGGCGCCCCCGACGAGACCTTCGGTTTCGGCGTGGTCTTCTCCGAGGGGGCGCTCGGCGGCATCGAGGCCGCGGACCCCCAGCTCTTCGCCCGTCTGGAGGCCGCGTGCGCGCAGTGGTCCAGGATCGACGTCCACCACCGCGGCCAGGTCATGCGCAACGGGGGCTACCGCTTCTCGGCGATCGGCCGCCGTGTCCTGCTGAGCATGCTGCGCACCCGCTGCACGGACCTGGGTGTGACCATCCGGTACGGCACCCGCGCCCCCGACGCGGCCCTGCTGGCCGGCACGTACGACCTGGTGGTGGCGGCCGACGGCGTCAACTCCTCGACGCGTGAGGCCCACCGCGAGGAATTCGGCACCGAGGGTGGCACGCGCGGATCGCGGTACCTGTGGCTCGGCACCGACCGGACCTTCACCGCCCTGACCTTCGCCGTCGCCGAGACGGAGTTCGGCCCGATGCACGCCCACGCCTATCCCTACGCCCCCGGGCTCAGCACGTTCATCGCGGAGGTCGACGACCACGTCCGCGAGGCCGCCGGGTTCACCGACCGGGACGCACCGGGTGGTGGCGGGCGGGACGACGACGGCACGGCCGACGCCGACCGGATCGCCGGATTCTTCGCCGGCGTACTGGAGGGCCACCGGCTGCGGACGAACCGGTCGCGGTGGGCGCGCTTCTCCGTCGTACGCAACCGGCGCTGGAGCCTCGGGAACATCGCCCTCCTCGGCGACAGCGCCCACACCACGCACTTCTCCATCGGATCGGGGACCAGGCTGGCCATGGAGGACGGGCTGTCCCTCGCCCTGGCGGTGGACGCACACGGAGCGGTGCCCGACGCCCTCACCGCCTACGAGGCGGAGCGCAGGCCGGACGTGGAGTCCATGCAGCGGACCGCGCGGATCAGCCAGGAGTGGTTCGAGGAGCTGGACCGGTACACCGACCTCGGCCTGGAGGCGTTCAACGCCCACCTGGTCACCCGCAGCGGGCGGCTCACCCAGGAGGACATGCCCTCCTGGTCCCCGGACCGCGTCGAGCTGATCCGCGACCGCTTCGCCCGCGCGGACGGCCGGCTCCGCGGTGCCCCCGCCCGCTGA
- a CDS encoding 2-hydroxymuconate tautomerase, whose amino-acid sequence MPLIHVTLLDGRSPEEVASLGRALTDAVHETLGTPVDAVRVIVEEASPAHWFVGGRSVAERRSDSS is encoded by the coding sequence ATGCCTCTCATCCACGTCACCCTGCTGGACGGACGGTCGCCCGAGGAGGTGGCGTCCCTCGGGCGGGCGCTCACCGACGCCGTGCACGAGACGCTCGGCACCCCGGTGGACGCCGTGCGGGTGATCGTGGAGGAGGCGTCACCGGCCCACTGGTTCGTGGGCGGCAGGTCGGTGGCCGAACGGCGCTCCGACTCCTCGTGA